One window of Trifolium pratense cultivar HEN17-A07 linkage group LG5, ARS_RC_1.1, whole genome shotgun sequence genomic DNA carries:
- the LOC123884929 gene encoding (-)-germacrene D synthase-like codes for MSLVADFQPSFNPNTKTALDRNVADFQPSFWRDYFVQYASESMELDQNMLAQIEPLKKYVRDMLVLKTDNLMTKVHLIDSIFRLGLSYHFENEIEEVFQHEIHNNYVQNGEIITFEEDDLNSLAVLFRLLRQQGFHVSPNVFKKFKDEEGNFSERLIGNVEGMLSLYEATHLMVHGEDILEEALSFTTTHLESVAKLSHSLAIQVKRSLRQTVHKNMPRLEARSYISIYEQDPSHNENLLILAKLDFNMLQRLHQIEFGNVSKWWKDLDVCNKLPFVRDRIVECCVWGLAVYFEPQYSSGRVLMAKLIMIMTAIDDAYDAYGTIDELELFTEAIERWDMSCLDKLPDYMQILYKIFFDFYEGIEQQMKNDGRLYVMKYYKKEFKKFIQGYITEARWLNKKYQPTLEEYFRLAIESGGYVLMTTTCYIGMGDIAKEDIFKWISNEPKIDNAAMVLARIMDDIASNEFEHERDHIPSFLECYMKQYNVSRETALQEGQRRIYDAWKDINNECLRPTQVPMPILMRIINLSRFMDVVYKDKDNFTDPKGEMKSFIKAMLVEPVPI; via the exons aTGTCTCTCGTAGCAGATTTTCAACCTAGCTTCAATCCTAATACCAAAACTGCTTTGGATAGAAATGTTGCAGATTTTCAACCTAGCTTTTGGAGAGATTATTTCGTTCAATATGCTTCTGAATCTATG GAACTTGATCAAAATATGCTCGCACAAATTGAGCCACTCAAAAAATATGTGAGGGATATGCTAGTCCTAAAGACAGATAATCTCATGACAAAAGTTCACTTGATTGATTCAATATTCCGCTTAGGTCTGAGCTATCATTTCGAAAATGAGATTGAAGAGGTTTTTCAACATGAGATTCACAACAATTATGTTCAAAACGGagaaataataacttttgaAGAAGATGATCTTAACTCTCTTGCTGTGCTATTTAGATTGTTGAGGCAACAAGGATTTCACGTTTCACCAA atgTATTCAAGAAATTCAaagatgaagaaggaaattTTAGTGAAAGACTTATAGGAAATGTTGAAGGGATGTTAAGCTTGTATGAAGCCACACATCTTATGGTTCATGGAGAGGACATTTTGGAAGAAGCCTTGTCCTTCACTACCACTCATCTTGAGTCCGTTGCCAAACTGAGTCATTCTCTTGCAATACAAGTCAAACGTAGCTTAAGGCAAACTGTTCACAAGAATATGCCAAGGCTGGAGGCACGGAGTTATATTTCCATATATGAGCAAGATCCTTCACACAATGAAAATTTGCTCATCTTGGCAAAATTAGATTTTAATATGCTCCAACGACTACACCAAATTGAATTTGGCAACGTTTCCAA ATGGTGGAAAGACTTGGACGTGTGTAATAAACTACCGTTTGTACGAGATAGGATTGTTGAATGTTGTGTTTGGGGTTTGGCGGTATATTTTGAACCTCAATATTCTAGTGGAAGAGTTCTTATGGCAAAATTAATCATGATAATGACAGCAATTGATGATGCATATGATGCATATGGAACAATCGATGAATTAGAACTTTTTACTGAGGCAATTGAAAG GTGGGACATGAGTTGTTTAGATAAACTTCCAGATTACATGCAGATTCTTTATAAGATATTCTTTGATTTTTACGAAGGAATTGAGCAACAAATGAAAAATGATGGAAGATTATATGTCATGAAATACTACAAGAAAGAA ttcaaaaaattcattcaaGGTTATATAACTGAAGCCAGATGGTTAAACAAAAAATACCAACCAACTTTGGAAGAATACTTTCGATTAGCAATCGAGTCTGGTGGCTATGTACTGATGACAACGACTTGTTACATTGGTATGGGAGACATAGCAAAAGAGGACATCTTCAAATGGATTTCAAATGAGCCAAAAATTGATAATGCGGCTATGGTCTTGGCAAGAATAATGGATGACATTGCTTCGAACGAg tttgaacatgaaagagatCACATTCCCTCGTTTTTGGAATGCTATATGAAGCAATACAATGTCTCTAGGGAAACTGCCCTTCAAGAAGGTCAAAGGAGAATTTATGATGCTTGGAAAGATATTAATAACGAATGTCTTAGGCCAACTCAAGTTCCAATGCCTATTCTGATGCGTATTATAAATCTCTCACGTTTTATGGATGTGGTTTATAAAGATAAAGACAACTTCACGGATCCTAAAGGAGAAATGAAATCATTCATTAAAGCTATGCTCGTAGAACCAGTACCAATTTGA